The sequence AAGAAGGGTTTTATGACATCACCCTAATTGCTAGAAATGATTTCGGATGTGTGGATACGCTCTTTCGCTCAGCCGAAGTAGAAGCTATTTCTGGTGGTCAGGTAAATACCCCAAACGCATTTACTCCTAGTTTAAACGGTGCTACAGGTGGAGAAGTCGGTTCTGGGACTGATCCATCCAGAATCAATGACGTATTTCTCCCCCGCCTTGAAGGAGTAGAAAGATTTAGAATGTTCATTTATAATAAATGGGGAGAATTAATTTTTGAGAGTAGTAGTCAGAGCAAAGGATGGGATGGGTATTATCGAAACAAGTTGGCTCCTTCAGGAGTCTATGTATATAAATTAGAGCTGAGGTTCTCGGACGGTAAGGATATTATAAAAGTGGGCGATGTGACCCTGATACGTTAATGAAGAATCTTTGGATTTACATCTCTTGCATGACCTATGCACTTATTTCCGGTGCACAAGATGCTCAGTATTCTCAGTTCTACTCAAATCCGATCTATCTTAATCCAGCTTTCGCGGGAACTGCTCCGGATACAAGAGCTGTGTTTATTCATCGCATCCAATGGCCCAATTTACCACAAGCTTTTTCGAATTCCACTGCTTCAATAGATTATAATGCTGGCAACATCAATAGTGGGTTTGGAGCAATCGTGAGTTCAGAACAAGAAGGAACTGCAGGTTTAAGAAATACAACTGCCGCCTTTATTTACTCGTATGAAGCAAATCTTAATAATAAAGTTGTCGTTCGGCCAGCAATAAAGTTTGGTTATTCATTTAGAGACATTGATAGAAGCAAACTTGTCCTTGGGGATCAAGTAGATTTTGGAGTCGATGGAACTCCATCTCAAGACCCTCAAATTAATTCCATCCGCCTAAAAAATCATTGGGATATCGGAACAGGCATCTTGATATATACAAAGAAAAATTGGTTTGGAGTAGGTATCGATCACTTAACACGCCCTAATAGGTCTCTTCTAGAAGGTGAAGACAACTTGCCTATACGATACTCATTTCACATTGGAAGTAGGTATCCATTACAGAAACTTGTAAACATCGGGACGATTGTGCCAAGTATTGCACCAAGTATTCTTTACAGGAGACAGGGTCAATTTCAGCAAATTGATGCAGGCGCTTCGGTACATCTGCAGCCAATCATCATTGGATTGTATTATAGAGGTATGCCTTTGCTTAAAAATGATTTTGGAAGACTAAATCAAGACGCAATCATCTTAGTCACTGGAGTTGAGTATTACAACTTTGAATTTAACTATAGCTTCGACCTCAACCTCTCGAAATTAGATCCTGTGAGCGGTGGTGGTGCACATGAATTTTCTTTGGTATACAATTTTAAGATGCCAAAAGACCCATACAAGACTCCTAACAATAGGAAAAAGCTAAGTTGCCCGACCTTCGTGCATAAATTGAATCACTAAAAGGAAGCAGCAACGAATCTGCTTTTTTTTGATTGAGCGAGCTTTAGATTTATCAAAAAGAAAA is a genomic window of Marinobacter alexandrii containing:
- a CDS encoding PorP/SprF family type IX secretion system membrane protein — protein: MKNLWIYISCMTYALISGAQDAQYSQFYSNPIYLNPAFAGTAPDTRAVFIHRIQWPNLPQAFSNSTASIDYNAGNINSGFGAIVSSEQEGTAGLRNTTAAFIYSYEANLNNKVVVRPAIKFGYSFRDIDRSKLVLGDQVDFGVDGTPSQDPQINSIRLKNHWDIGTGILIYTKKNWFGVGIDHLTRPNRSLLEGEDNLPIRYSFHIGSRYPLQKLVNIGTIVPSIAPSILYRRQGQFQQIDAGASVHLQPIIIGLYYRGMPLLKNDFGRLNQDAIILVTGVEYYNFEFNYSFDLNLSKLDPVSGGGAHEFSLVYNFKMPKDPYKTPNNRKKLSCPTFVHKLNH